TGAAGAAAACGCAGCGTAGAGCTGCGCCACGTCGCCAACCCTGAAGTAACAGCCGAAGGAAGACTGCGAGGGAACGAGGCCCTCATGCAGGAAGAAGTGGACCTCCAGTGAACCTCGTTGCGCTATCGCGTAATCACCGGCCGGCGATACAACCTCGAAGCCGAATCCGAGCCGTTGATAGAAGGCGGCCGTCCGCTCCATCGATCTGGCAGGCAACTGGGGTATGGCAATGTCTCGATCTTGCATGAGAGCTTCCTCGGATGACGCCTAACG
This is a stretch of genomic DNA from Candidatus Tanganyikabacteria bacterium. It encodes these proteins:
- a CDS encoding VOC family protein, with amino-acid sequence MQDRDIAIPQLPARSMERTAAFYQRLGFGFEVVSPAGDYAIAQRGSLEVHFFLHEGLVPSQSSFGCYFRVGDVAQLYAAFSSAGLPGAGIPRITPLEKKPWGMREFAVIDEDGSLVRIGQEP